A region of Rhizobium indicum DNA encodes the following proteins:
- a CDS encoding ABC transporter substrate-binding protein, translating into MHKLLLAGTMLMAMTGVVDARDIVVAQSSDLRSNNPGVNRDGNTDGVILHIVEGLVGYANNGEVKPLLAKSFEVSADGLSYSFKLRDDVKFHNGKKLTADDVVWNWNRYLKPETKWTCLPDFDGSGTVHVTGVKAVDTSTVTITLEKPSAVFLGLMSRPECGYTGMISPESVGADGSFVKPIGTGPFKWDEWKKGEYIHLAKFDDYVSPQNDGKPDGMVGSKRPLVDGIKFMVIPDASTVKAGLQSGVLDTAEISPDLIPEFKTSDTMQLIVARNNGKNLFYIQTRDKVLSNPGVRRAMAMALDLDQLVEAASNGTGAANGSMVSQDSLYFDDVQKERLPYDIEAAKKELATAGYKGEPITIIANKRSNVPSFPAAVMAQAMMQQAGLNVQIEVLDYATQVDRRRSGNYQIISQSVAPRLDPALMYGFYVGNKDKNASLMWDDPKAVELMKAAYAEADQTKRQALFDEFHTLMLKEMPGIFLYDMVDVWGATKKLKGQPVWQSNARLWEVSLDN; encoded by the coding sequence ATGCACAAGCTTCTTCTTGCAGGCACCATGTTGATGGCGATGACCGGCGTGGTCGACGCCCGCGACATCGTCGTGGCTCAAAGTTCCGATCTGCGCAGCAACAATCCGGGCGTCAATCGCGACGGCAATACCGATGGAGTCATCCTGCATATCGTCGAGGGGCTCGTCGGCTATGCCAACAACGGCGAGGTTAAGCCACTGCTGGCAAAGAGCTTCGAAGTCTCGGCGGATGGGCTGAGCTACAGCTTCAAACTGCGTGATGACGTCAAATTCCACAACGGCAAGAAATTGACCGCCGATGACGTCGTGTGGAACTGGAACCGCTATCTCAAGCCCGAAACGAAATGGACCTGCCTTCCTGACTTCGACGGCAGCGGCACCGTGCATGTTACGGGGGTCAAGGCAGTCGATACTTCGACCGTCACCATCACGCTGGAAAAGCCATCGGCAGTTTTCCTTGGCCTGATGTCTCGCCCCGAATGCGGTTACACCGGGATGATCTCCCCGGAATCGGTCGGCGCGGACGGAAGCTTCGTCAAGCCGATCGGCACCGGTCCCTTCAAATGGGATGAATGGAAGAAGGGCGAGTATATCCATCTCGCCAAGTTCGACGATTATGTCTCGCCCCAGAACGACGGCAAGCCCGACGGCATGGTCGGCTCCAAACGCCCTCTCGTCGACGGCATCAAGTTCATGGTCATTCCCGATGCTTCGACCGTAAAGGCCGGCCTTCAGTCCGGCGTGCTCGATACCGCGGAGATTTCGCCGGATCTCATTCCCGAATTCAAGACGAGCGACACGATGCAGCTGATCGTGGCTCGCAACAACGGCAAAAACCTCTTTTACATCCAGACGCGCGACAAGGTTCTGAGCAATCCCGGCGTGCGCCGCGCCATGGCGATGGCACTCGATCTCGACCAACTCGTCGAGGCCGCCTCCAATGGCACCGGCGCAGCCAACGGTTCGATGGTTTCGCAAGACTCGCTCTATTTCGACGATGTCCAGAAGGAGCGTCTGCCCTACGACATCGAGGCCGCAAAGAAAGAGCTTGCGACGGCCGGCTATAAGGGCGAGCCGATTACCATCATCGCCAACAAGCGCAGCAACGTGCCAAGCTTCCCGGCCGCGGTGATGGCGCAGGCCATGATGCAGCAGGCAGGTCTCAATGTGCAGATCGAGGTGCTCGACTATGCGACGCAGGTCGATCGCCGCCGGTCCGGCAACTACCAGATCATCTCGCAATCGGTCGCGCCGCGGCTCGATCCGGCGCTGATGTACGGCTTCTATGTCGGCAACAAGGACAAGAATGCGTCATTGATGTGGGATGACCCGAAGGCTGTCGAGTTGATGAAGGCCGCCTATGCGGAGGCCGACCAGACGAAGCGTCAGGCGCTCTTCGACGAGTTTCACACGCTGATGCTCAAGGAAATGCCGGGCATCTTCCTCTATGACATGGTCGATGTCTGGGGCGCGACCAAGAAGCTGAAGGGCCAGCCCGTCTGGCAATCGAATGCCCGTCTTTGGGAAGTTTCGCTCGACAATTGA
- a CDS encoding serine hydrolase, with amino-acid sequence MTMIESGKLAERLNAICDAQPFVTRFMVRALGSGETIGRGADEETPSASTRKTSIMMAALKAAHEGRLDLDERITYEKRFAEEVASGMFRYLTPGIVISLRDAITGMMVLSDNVCTKMVFERLTLEEVDSYCKSIGMTGTNHRFLIPPLALSPDHSLKAVTTTTARDQVYLLQTILDAQDSREAADRLGCSQALSAYALQTLKNQILRYAIPSRLPFGVLVAHKGGTGKRGRMNAGIVYRDGSPFYIIAVYTDDVPQEMQDGTPGYTVALETIGRLSRACWDEFQS; translated from the coding sequence ATGACGATGATTGAATCCGGAAAGCTTGCGGAGCGATTGAACGCGATCTGCGATGCCCAGCCTTTCGTGACCCGCTTCATGGTGCGTGCGCTTGGCAGCGGCGAAACGATCGGCAGGGGCGCGGACGAGGAAACCCCTTCCGCCAGCACCCGAAAGACCTCGATCATGATGGCTGCCTTGAAGGCCGCCCATGAAGGCCGCCTGGACCTGGACGAACGGATCACCTACGAAAAGCGTTTCGCCGAGGAAGTGGCGAGCGGGATGTTCCGCTATCTGACGCCCGGTATCGTCATATCGCTGCGTGATGCCATCACCGGCATGATGGTGCTGAGCGACAATGTCTGCACCAAGATGGTGTTCGAAAGGCTGACGCTCGAAGAGGTCGACAGCTATTGCAAGTCGATCGGCATGACGGGCACCAACCATCGCTTCCTCATCCCTCCCTTGGCGCTGTCGCCCGATCATTCATTGAAGGCCGTCACCACGACGACGGCGCGGGATCAGGTCTATCTGCTGCAGACCATCCTGGATGCGCAGGATTCGCGGGAAGCCGCGGACCGGCTCGGCTGCTCACAGGCGCTCAGCGCCTATGCGCTTCAAACCCTGAAGAACCAGATCCTGCGTTATGCCATTCCTTCCCGGCTGCCATTCGGGGTGCTCGTCGCCCACAAGGGCGGCACGGGAAAGCGCGGCCGCATGAATGCCGGTATCGTCTATCGCGACGGTTCCCCCTTCTACATCATCGCCGTCTATACCGACGACGTGCCGCAGGAAATGCAGGACGGCACCCCCGGCTACACGGTCGCGCTTGAAACCATCGGCAGGCTTTCACGCGCCTGCTGGGATGAATTCCAATCCTAA